In Spirosoma aureum, a single genomic region encodes these proteins:
- a CDS encoding sensor histidine kinase, translating to MVLLFDRVNVVLSGLKIQSVDGTGVAVEGTVGQVIDCVELRAYLVSPKYLPAVMPVVQLFMGLLMALMTYASRGQSSFVVETIGLRQGLPASDIRALFRDAKGYLWLGTDIGLVRYDGFRFETISVSQEGRWLGVVNALAEDKDGQLWVGTEDGLFVVRNGAANAVKSLQTDRFLRMNCLIFDKQQNLWCGTSSGAYLIDQSDLQKIARKPAIAIQPKPLPGYENLVPEFAHQRVFTLAFDEKGRLYAGANYGLFRYEKGKQVERLWPNQHRKVEIQALAVRSSDDLVFTTFDPLGYIRLHNGNEERFFPNIYSTDVVYQANQFWYLSYGLHRQGPADNHPISVLDLYEKTSSSFNKLYIDREGIFWVATNEGLLKIRRSFFERIPLPKSVSGSEINGFGVYDNDLLVGAHHGRVFIWERDTLKKMLAGLAPIAGVSAIKQDSHRTLWLATTYQGLFSFNGRQTRRYTFADGLINEAFNAIIPGKSGTLWAVGDVGITRIVYDSTTNRYRLQFYEHKVNRYKFTIFFSGLETPDGTLWLASDFGLVSFRNGQFRNHLLTVNQTTVRSIRKIVQDKNGQIWLATEGSGLLRGEVKNGQFTLNRQYTQQDGLPSNSFSDLLVDSSGRIWAAATTALTCLSINGPAEQIQNFDYKDGFFSESFLNPHLIEYPVGTLWVGSTEGLLRLSLNKLQPQRPALSVLITDVRLRDESSHVGVAAGKPGNLLSDTSGIRQLSSSQNALTFRFALLSLANPGFNRYRYRLDGAESTWRNTSGSESTVTYSGLKPGHYTFSVRGTSASGIWSKTASFSFDVLPPFWQRGWFLILLAIGLATGIWLLIRFRERRIKQQETERSRLAQLIAELETRAIRAQMNPHFIFNCLNSIQECILADDTDTAYRYLSKFSRLLRMVLEESARNIHSLQHELDLIRLYLELEALRFEQPLHYAIDVDSEVDTHNWQVPSLIFQPLVENAIWHGLVQQTGPRKLRISICHDGPNRLLSVIDDNGVGRKKASESRKTVYGTSQGLKLVAERITLLEKSGWGQGSLQIDDLTDATGEPGGTRVSVWLPIITELSLRTKFTHIANHVQSTGH from the coding sequence ATGGTTTTGCTTTTTGATAGGGTGAATGTGGTGTTGAGTGGGCTGAAAATCCAATCCGTTGACGGAACGGGTGTAGCCGTTGAGGGAACGGTCGGGCAAGTGATTGACTGCGTAGAATTACGGGCGTACCTTGTCTCTCCGAAATACCTGCCTGCTGTCATGCCTGTTGTTCAGCTTTTTATGGGATTGCTCATGGCCCTCATGACGTATGCTTCACGGGGGCAGTCGTCGTTTGTGGTCGAGACAATCGGATTACGGCAGGGCTTGCCAGCTTCCGATATCCGGGCTTTGTTTCGCGATGCAAAGGGTTATCTCTGGCTCGGAACCGACATTGGCCTGGTCCGTTACGACGGGTTCCGATTCGAGACCATCAGTGTTTCGCAGGAGGGGCGCTGGCTTGGGGTCGTAAACGCGCTTGCTGAAGACAAGGACGGTCAGCTTTGGGTCGGAACAGAGGATGGGTTATTCGTTGTCAGGAATGGAGCCGCTAATGCCGTTAAAAGCCTGCAAACGGACCGGTTTCTTCGGATGAACTGCCTGATTTTCGATAAACAGCAGAATTTATGGTGCGGAACCAGCAGCGGAGCGTATTTGATAGATCAGTCTGATCTTCAGAAGATTGCCCGTAAACCCGCTATTGCTATCCAACCCAAACCCCTTCCCGGTTACGAAAATTTAGTGCCCGAATTTGCCCATCAACGCGTGTTTACGCTGGCTTTCGATGAAAAAGGGCGGTTATACGCAGGAGCCAACTATGGCTTGTTTCGCTACGAAAAAGGGAAGCAGGTAGAGCGTTTGTGGCCCAACCAGCACCGAAAGGTCGAAATTCAGGCGCTGGCCGTTCGGTCGTCGGACGATCTTGTCTTTACAACCTTCGACCCTCTGGGTTATATCCGACTTCATAACGGCAACGAAGAGCGGTTTTTCCCCAATATTTATTCCACCGATGTAGTATATCAGGCTAACCAGTTCTGGTATTTGTCGTATGGGTTACATCGGCAAGGTCCAGCCGATAACCACCCAATTTCGGTATTGGACCTGTACGAGAAAACCAGTAGCAGCTTCAACAAGCTTTATATCGACAGGGAAGGTATTTTTTGGGTAGCGACTAATGAAGGACTTCTCAAAATCCGACGTTCTTTTTTTGAGCGAATACCACTACCAAAATCCGTAAGTGGAAGCGAAATTAACGGGTTTGGTGTGTATGATAACGACTTACTGGTTGGCGCACATCATGGTCGTGTGTTTATATGGGAACGCGACACGCTGAAAAAAATGCTGGCGGGCCTGGCACCGATTGCTGGTGTGAGCGCCATTAAACAGGACAGCCATCGAACACTCTGGTTGGCAACCACCTATCAGGGGCTCTTCTCATTTAACGGCCGGCAAACCCGTCGCTACACCTTTGCCGACGGACTGATCAACGAAGCTTTCAATGCTATTATTCCGGGTAAATCAGGTACGTTATGGGCTGTAGGCGATGTGGGTATTACGCGAATTGTTTATGACAGTACGACCAATCGATACCGGCTTCAATTTTACGAGCATAAAGTAAACCGCTATAAATTCACGATCTTTTTTTCGGGGCTGGAAACACCCGACGGCACGCTCTGGCTTGCCAGCGACTTTGGGCTGGTATCATTTCGAAATGGCCAGTTTCGGAACCATCTGCTGACGGTTAACCAAACCACCGTTCGGTCTATCCGGAAAATTGTACAGGATAAAAACGGCCAAATCTGGCTGGCAACCGAGGGGAGCGGGCTGTTGCGGGGCGAAGTGAAGAACGGGCAGTTTACGCTTAACCGTCAATATACACAGCAGGATGGGCTGCCTTCAAATTCGTTTAGTGATCTGCTTGTCGATAGCAGCGGGCGAATCTGGGCCGCTGCAACCACGGCTCTCACCTGTCTGTCAATCAATGGACCGGCAGAGCAAATCCAGAATTTTGACTATAAAGATGGGTTTTTCAGCGAATCGTTTCTGAACCCCCATTTAATTGAATACCCGGTTGGTACACTTTGGGTTGGTAGTACGGAGGGATTACTGCGGTTAAGTCTGAACAAATTACAACCTCAGCGCCCTGCGTTATCGGTATTGATAACCGATGTTCGGCTTCGGGATGAATCCAGCCATGTTGGGGTAGCAGCAGGCAAGCCAGGTAATCTACTCAGTGATACGTCCGGAATTCGGCAGCTTTCCTCCTCGCAGAATGCGCTGACGTTTCGTTTTGCGCTCCTGAGTTTGGCCAATCCGGGTTTTAATCGGTATCGTTACCGACTCGATGGGGCGGAATCGACCTGGCGAAATACCTCCGGAAGCGAAAGTACAGTTACTTATTCAGGCTTGAAACCTGGCCATTATACGTTTTCCGTTCGAGGGACATCGGCCAGTGGGATTTGGAGTAAAACGGCTTCGTTTTCCTTTGATGTACTGCCTCCATTCTGGCAACGCGGGTGGTTTCTGATTTTGCTGGCTATTGGTCTGGCAACGGGAATCTGGCTATTGATCCGATTTCGGGAGAGACGGATCAAGCAGCAGGAAACGGAACGAAGCCGCCTGGCGCAGTTGATCGCCGAGCTCGAAACGCGGGCCATACGCGCTCAGATGAATCCGCATTTTATTTTCAATTGCCTCAATTCGATTCAGGAATGCATTCTGGCCGATGATACGGATACGGCATATCGCTATTTGTCGAAATTCTCCCGGCTTTTGCGCATGGTACTGGAAGAATCGGCCCGGAACATTCATTCATTACAACACGAACTGGATTTGATTCGCCTGTATCTCGAACTGGAAGCACTCCGGTTCGAGCAGCCGCTGCACTACGCGATCGACGTTGATTCTGAAGTAGATACGCATAATTGGCAAGTGCCTTCGTTGATTTTTCAGCCTCTGGTTGAAAATGCGATCTGGCATGGCCTGGTTCAGCAGACTGGCCCACGAAAACTCCGGATTTCCATCTGTCATGATGGTCCTAACCGGCTATTGTCCGTAATTGACGATAACGGTGTAGGCCGAAAAAAAGCATCAGAAAGCCGGAAAACAGTATATGGGACCTCGCAGGGGTTAAAGCTGGTTGCCGAACGAATAACACTGCTCGAAAAGAGTGGCTGGGGACAGGGCAGCCTACAGATCGACGACCTGACCGACGCTACAGGTGAGCCAGGGGGAACGCGGGTAAGCGTATGGTTACCCATCATTACAGAACTATCTCTTCGTACCAAATTCACTCATATTGCTAATCATGTACAAAGCACTGGTCATTGA
- a CDS encoding LytR/AlgR family response regulator transcription factor: MYKALVIDDEPRACHVLEILVQKHLPEITTFAKATRPDEGIALIQRLKPNLIFLDVEMPLMNGFDVLNAVDEWDFDIIFTTAYHRFALQAIKVSALDYLLKPIDVDDLRIAFDKFLHRQLHQVPRKVLIQNLVGNLNAPTIQQHKLPVSTTEGIHMLPIAEIIRCEADSNYTFLYMTGNRRFCASRTLKEFEIMLKEHDFVRVHKSHLVNMQFVTLIGRDGTVNLNDGTAITMSRRIRQNLFTRSGD; the protein is encoded by the coding sequence ATGTACAAAGCACTGGTCATTGACGACGAGCCCAGGGCCTGCCATGTGCTGGAAATACTGGTTCAGAAACACTTACCCGAAATTACCACGTTTGCCAAAGCAACCCGCCCTGACGAAGGCATAGCACTTATTCAGCGCTTGAAACCGAATCTGATTTTTCTGGATGTGGAGATGCCGCTGATGAATGGGTTCGATGTGCTGAATGCCGTTGATGAATGGGATTTTGACATTATTTTCACGACAGCCTATCACCGGTTTGCCTTGCAGGCCATCAAAGTCAGTGCACTGGATTACCTGCTAAAACCAATTGACGTCGATGATCTGCGTATTGCATTCGATAAGTTTCTGCACCGACAGTTACATCAAGTGCCACGTAAGGTGTTGATTCAGAATTTGGTAGGTAATCTGAATGCGCCCACAATCCAGCAGCATAAATTACCCGTCTCAACGACCGAAGGCATTCATATGCTGCCCATAGCCGAGATTATTCGTTGCGAAGCGGATTCAAACTATACGTTCCTGTATATGACTGGGAATCGTCGTTTTTGTGCTTCCCGTACGCTGAAAGAGTTTGAAATCATGTTGAAAGAGCACGATTTTGTTCGAGTGCATAAATCTCATCTGGTCAATATGCAGTTTGTGACGCTCATTGGGCGGGATGGTACGGTCAACTTAAACGATGGAACCGCCATTACGATGTCGCGACGGATACGCCAGAACCTGTTTACCCGATCAGGAGACTGA
- a CDS encoding lipocalin-like domain-containing protein, translating into MYRSFILLILIATAFRPAFAPRVGGVAGTWKRTAMTLVESNGKATDMMQMMTRSMPCTKDVTYTFMSDGKMKTNVPDACGSMKKTIESMSVDAHWSISGRKITVTSSMKEFPEAVYDVSMQGRTMTWVFTYADNPKSPNPTKAERLTTVYERI; encoded by the coding sequence ATGTATCGCTCATTTATCCTGTTAATTCTGATCGCAACAGCCTTCCGACCTGCGTTTGCTCCTCGTGTCGGTGGTGTAGCTGGCACCTGGAAACGTACGGCAATGACCCTGGTCGAAAGTAATGGCAAAGCAACCGACATGATGCAAATGATGACGCGTAGCATGCCCTGTACCAAAGACGTTACTTATACATTTATGAGTGATGGAAAAATGAAAACAAATGTTCCCGATGCCTGCGGATCAATGAAAAAGACCATCGAATCAATGAGCGTCGATGCGCACTGGTCAATAAGTGGCCGGAAAATAACCGTTACATCGTCAATGAAGGAATTTCCCGAGGCTGTGTATGATGTTAGTATGCAGGGCCGTACCATGACCTGGGTATTCACCTATGCCGACAATCCGAAATCGCCTAATCCGACAAAAGCGGAACGGCTAACGACGGTTTATGAGCGGATTTAG
- a CDS encoding DsrE family protein, with translation MRNKSCLFIALWFLLACATGQAQTSTTSSTPTTAKKMKFLIHITCGPENATKAALGFLVAKTAIDEGHTVTLFLAGDAVTLLKDAEMDKVVGLGTGKLREHYEAIAKGGGRFYLSGMSSKARGLADADIAGKPAEFAMPTVLVRLATDSDRMFTY, from the coding sequence ATGCGCAACAAAAGCTGTTTATTTATCGCCCTCTGGTTCCTCCTGGCCTGTGCAACAGGTCAGGCTCAGACATCCACAACTAGTTCCACACCGACAACCGCCAAGAAGATGAAATTCCTGATACATATTACCTGTGGTCCAGAAAACGCAACGAAGGCTGCACTGGGTTTTCTGGTGGCGAAGACCGCTATCGATGAAGGTCACACCGTTACGCTCTTTCTGGCGGGCGATGCCGTTACGCTGCTGAAAGATGCAGAGATGGATAAGGTTGTCGGGTTGGGTACAGGCAAGCTCCGCGAACATTATGAAGCCATCGCGAAAGGAGGTGGCCGATTCTATTTATCAGGTATGTCATCGAAAGCACGGGGACTTGCTGATGCGGACATTGCCGGAAAACCCGCTGAATTTGCGATGCCAACGGTACTGGTTCGGCTAGCGACAGACAGCGACCGCATGTTTACCTATTAA
- a CDS encoding DUF1059 domain-containing protein, whose amino-acid sequence MKELRCKDVGFDCPGIIQAESEAEVLQLAAQHALDAHQVMVTPEMAEQIKPLIHEA is encoded by the coding sequence ATGAAAGAACTACGCTGTAAAGATGTTGGATTCGATTGCCCTGGAATTATCCAGGCTGAAAGCGAAGCCGAAGTATTGCAATTAGCGGCACAACACGCTCTGGATGCGCATCAGGTGATGGTCACTCCGGAGATGGCCGAGCAGATCAAACCACTGATTCATGAAGCATAG
- a CDS encoding sensor histidine kinase yields MNYTWFTVLIFSLSLASLSNAQTTLNFEHLSTPQGLSQSTVRSICQDREGFMWFGTHNGLNKYDGYSFTVFKPDPRDPKHTFHHNIITDIHEDRRGLLWAATLGGGLHLVDKRSGNVTAYEIGSGHNSSLNTLFSIHEDAKGFLWIATGRGLARFDTQAKQYTLYTKQKYLVAVTQEQSGRFWVGGIQGVQQFDRQTRTFTDVLLDSSLDRQPFISSLCIDADGLLWAGSLSGGLWRMDTKRRPLAFTRYNPRGEVNKAIRYNGIYSDKAGHLWLATSEGLQDIDTKTDRVITYQSNASQQGSLSNNSIQSLFQDRTGTLWVGTNSGVNKGSAYSKSFIAHQIIPSIPTISLNSNYINTLLEDKTGTIWLGSNAGNMDGSFKNGLFRFDPRDKQIKPVPLDTSDPASKDVLTVYEDRKGRLWMGAANGLYQLNRTTGRFVRYAYPFSVYHMAEDEKGTLWLPSGSAGDSAVLSAFDPDKAQFTSYRYNEKDTSGLNNPFYYGILASRNGDIYLATGGGGINRLNPKTGRFRHYMPDYQSLIGHVNDKEVRCLYEDVQGIIWAGTGLGGLNRLDPRTGKFTTYTTQEGLPSNRILSIIGDQKGHLWMGTTRGLSRFDPMTNVFRNYDVRDGLPDNEFLTGAVQNHKGKLLFGTRNGFVMFYPDSVRDNAIPPPVYITGFTVLGKRRAVPSDHIALAYQENFLSFEFVALNYNTPEKNQYAYQLVGVDKKWVQAGTRRFANYTNLPPGDYTFRVKASNDDGVWNEKGASIHVMIQPPWWQTIWFRLTAAFILLLLAGISIRLYTQARLRRQRNALKRVLQVQEEERQRLAADLHDDLGATLSAIKGQLETVHQTSDELARPIDLMEKAIRDLRHISHNLMPPEFARLGLTEAIHETVRRAETSSGLHFLFITHGQERRFDNETELTIYRIAIELINNAIKHAKAKQITIQLIFYPQQVSLLVEDDGRGYPINEGISQSGIGLRNIRSRVAYLQSKLLVDSGERGTTITLEVPL; encoded by the coding sequence ATGAACTACACATGGTTTACAGTACTAATTTTCAGTCTTAGTTTGGCGTCGCTAAGCAATGCCCAAACGACCCTTAACTTCGAACATCTTTCTACTCCGCAGGGGCTTTCGCAAAGCACAGTGCGAAGCATCTGTCAGGACAGGGAAGGCTTTATGTGGTTTGGCACTCATAATGGCCTGAACAAATATGATGGGTACTCCTTTACGGTTTTTAAGCCCGATCCCCGTGATCCTAAACACACCTTTCATCATAACATCATAACCGACATTCATGAGGATCGCCGGGGACTATTATGGGCTGCTACCCTCGGCGGTGGATTACACCTCGTAGACAAACGGTCCGGAAACGTGACGGCTTATGAGATTGGATCGGGGCATAATAGTTCATTAAATACGCTTTTTTCTATCCATGAAGATGCGAAAGGTTTTTTATGGATCGCAACGGGCAGGGGCCTTGCCCGATTTGATACGCAGGCCAAACAGTATACGCTCTATACGAAACAAAAATACCTCGTTGCCGTAACCCAGGAACAATCAGGGCGTTTTTGGGTGGGTGGTATTCAGGGTGTACAACAGTTTGATCGACAGACCCGTACGTTTACGGATGTGTTACTGGATTCTTCTCTTGATCGTCAGCCATTTATCTCGTCGCTTTGTATTGATGCCGATGGCCTATTATGGGCAGGGAGCCTTTCCGGTGGATTATGGCGAATGGATACCAAACGGCGTCCTTTGGCCTTTACACGCTACAATCCTCGTGGGGAAGTCAATAAAGCGATACGGTATAACGGAATTTATTCTGATAAAGCTGGACACTTGTGGCTGGCTACCAGCGAGGGTTTGCAAGACATTGATACGAAAACTGACCGGGTGATCACCTACCAGTCCAATGCTTCTCAGCAGGGTAGTTTAAGCAATAACAGTATTCAGTCATTATTTCAGGATAGAACAGGCACGTTATGGGTAGGGACCAATAGTGGTGTTAATAAAGGATCTGCCTATAGCAAATCATTTATAGCTCACCAGATTATTCCGTCTATACCCACAATCAGCCTGAATAGCAACTACATCAACACATTGCTGGAGGATAAAACGGGAACCATCTGGTTAGGTAGTAATGCCGGGAACATGGATGGTAGTTTCAAGAATGGGTTATTCCGGTTTGATCCCAGGGATAAGCAAATCAAGCCTGTTCCGCTGGATACTTCTGATCCTGCCAGCAAGGATGTATTAACGGTCTATGAAGACCGTAAAGGACGACTCTGGATGGGTGCTGCCAACGGCCTGTATCAACTGAATCGCACTACGGGCAGGTTTGTCCGCTATGCATACCCATTTTCCGTTTACCATATGGCTGAAGATGAAAAGGGTACATTATGGCTCCCGAGCGGCAGTGCAGGCGATTCGGCCGTACTCTCTGCGTTTGATCCCGATAAAGCACAGTTCACTTCCTATCGCTACAACGAAAAGGATACATCTGGTTTAAATAATCCCTTTTATTACGGCATTCTGGCCAGCCGCAATGGAGATATTTACCTGGCTACAGGAGGGGGAGGCATAAATCGTCTGAATCCAAAAACAGGTAGATTTCGGCACTATATGCCTGACTATCAGTCGCTAATTGGCCATGTCAACGACAAAGAAGTACGTTGCCTGTACGAAGATGTTCAAGGTATTATCTGGGCAGGTACGGGGTTGGGCGGTCTTAATCGATTAGATCCCCGGACGGGCAAATTTACTACCTATACGACTCAGGAAGGACTACCGAGTAATCGAATCCTAAGTATTATAGGCGATCAGAAAGGACATTTGTGGATGGGTACAACCAGGGGGCTAAGCCGATTTGACCCTATGACCAACGTGTTTCGTAACTATGATGTGCGAGATGGCCTGCCCGACAATGAGTTTTTGACCGGTGCGGTTCAAAATCACAAGGGTAAGCTTTTATTTGGTACCCGGAATGGGTTCGTTATGTTCTACCCAGATAGCGTCAGGGATAATGCCATTCCTCCTCCCGTGTATATTACCGGCTTCACGGTGCTGGGAAAACGTCGGGCGGTACCCTCAGATCATATTGCATTAGCCTACCAGGAAAACTTTCTTTCTTTTGAGTTCGTCGCTCTCAACTACAACACTCCCGAAAAAAATCAGTACGCCTATCAACTCGTTGGTGTAGACAAGAAGTGGGTACAGGCAGGAACCCGCCGATTTGCCAACTATACCAATTTACCCCCCGGAGACTATACATTTCGGGTAAAAGCTTCAAACGATGATGGTGTCTGGAATGAAAAAGGGGCATCTATCCACGTAATGATTCAGCCACCGTGGTGGCAAACCATCTGGTTCCGGTTAACAGCAGCCTTCATTTTGTTGCTGCTCGCCGGCATTTCGATCCGGTTGTATACACAGGCCAGGCTACGTCGGCAACGAAACGCTCTGAAACGGGTCCTGCAGGTGCAGGAGGAAGAACGTCAACGGCTGGCGGCTGATCTGCACGACGATTTAGGCGCCACATTATCGGCTATAAAAGGGCAGCTGGAAACCGTTCACCAAACCAGCGATGAATTGGCCAGACCAATCGATCTGATGGAAAAGGCAATTCGGGATCTGCGGCATATATCACATAACCTAATGCCTCCCGAATTTGCCAGGCTGGGGCTGACAGAGGCTATCCACGAGACCGTCAGGCGGGCCGAAACTAGTTCGGGACTGCATTTTCTGTTCATCACCCATGGGCAGGAACGACGATTCGATAACGAAACGGAGCTAACAATCTACCGAATTGCCATTGAACTGATTAATAATGCGATTAAGCACGCAAAAGCAAAGCAAATCACAATCCAGTTGATTTTTTACCCGCAACAAGTATCTTTATTGGTTGAAGATGACGGCAGGGGTTATCCGATTAACGAGGGCATAAGTCAATCAGGAATCGGATTACGAAATATTCGCTCCCGCGTAGCCTATCTTCAGTCGAAGTTGCTGGTTGATTCTGGAGAGAGAGGTACAACCATCACTCTGGAAGTGCCTCTTTAA
- a CDS encoding response regulator codes for MVSGAIPSTILIADDHQLFNDGLRTLLTFEGSPFQVVGQVYRGDDVILGIHQLQPDVVLLDINMPHRNGIDVARQIVRDYPTVRVVIISMYNYQKFVDELKEIGVAGYLLKSASQQELISCLQSVITGGRYFDIKLNGKAAALHQEDEFVKRFKLSPRELEIIVLMREGLSAPEIARQLFISEETVKTHRKNIYYKLDINNLAELIRFANEHGL; via the coding sequence ATGGTTTCGGGAGCAATTCCTTCTACAATTCTCATTGCCGACGACCATCAACTATTCAATGATGGATTACGTACATTATTAACATTTGAGGGGAGCCCGTTTCAGGTTGTTGGTCAGGTCTATAGGGGCGATGACGTAATCCTGGGCATTCATCAACTACAGCCTGATGTCGTTTTATTAGATATCAATATGCCCCATCGAAATGGTATCGATGTGGCCCGGCAAATTGTACGCGACTACCCGACCGTCAGGGTAGTAATCATTTCGATGTATAACTACCAGAAATTTGTTGATGAACTTAAAGAAATTGGTGTTGCCGGTTATTTGTTGAAAAGTGCCTCACAACAGGAATTGATCAGCTGTTTGCAAAGTGTTATTACAGGCGGTCGGTATTTCGATATAAAGCTGAATGGAAAAGCAGCTGCCCTCCATCAGGAAGATGAGTTTGTGAAACGGTTTAAGTTGTCGCCCAGAGAGTTAGAGATTATTGTGTTAATGAGAGAAGGATTATCGGCGCCAGAAATAGCCCGGCAACTCTTTATTTCAGAAGAAACGGTTAAAACACACCGAAAGAATATTTACTATAAGCTGGACATAAATAACCTGGCCGAACTGATTCGGTTTGCCAATGAGCATGGGTTATAA
- a CDS encoding LytR/AlgR family response regulator transcription factor: protein MMKLSAILVDDERASLDALRVKIQKVAPDVDVLQTFQHPSDAVASLAHYKPDVLFLDIDMPGMNGFSLLRELGTIDFEVIFCTAYGQYAIDALRMSALDFLLKPIHEGELQQAIERLHQKRQHRETVSIDINRPTPSPHALFNKIAVSSLRGLMFVPVQDIIRLEADSNYTTFYLVDGRKIVATRTLKDFADLLEPLSFVRIHRSSLINLQHLSEYVRGEGGTVVMSDGSEVEVSRREKQHFFERIGWV from the coding sequence ATGATGAAATTATCTGCTATTCTTGTTGATGATGAGCGAGCTAGTCTGGATGCATTACGTGTAAAGATCCAAAAAGTAGCCCCTGACGTGGATGTTCTACAGACCTTTCAACATCCGTCAGATGCCGTGGCGAGTTTAGCCCATTACAAACCCGATGTATTATTTTTAGACATCGATATGCCTGGGATGAACGGGTTCTCTCTCCTGCGCGAACTGGGAACAATCGACTTTGAGGTGATTTTCTGCACAGCCTACGGTCAGTATGCGATTGATGCCCTGCGGATGAGTGCACTCGATTTCCTGCTTAAACCCATCCACGAAGGTGAGCTTCAGCAGGCCATCGAACGGCTGCACCAGAAGCGTCAGCACCGCGAAACGGTTTCGATCGATATAAATCGCCCAACGCCGTCGCCACATGCCCTGTTCAATAAAATTGCCGTGTCGTCATTGCGGGGGCTGATGTTCGTACCCGTTCAGGACATTATTCGGCTTGAAGCTGACAGCAATTACACGACGTTTTATCTGGTCGATGGCCGTAAAATTGTGGCCACCAGAACATTAAAAGACTTTGCTGACCTGCTCGAGCCGCTCAGCTTTGTCCGGATTCACCGCTCGTCGCTCATAAATCTTCAGCATCTGAGCGAGTACGTCCGGGGTGAAGGTGGCACCGTCGTTATGTCTGATGGTAGTGAGGTGGAGGTCTCGCGCCGGGAAAAGCAGCACTTTTTTGAGCGGATTGGCTGGGTCTGA
- a CDS encoding alpha/beta hydrolase: MYLRFLILGMGVLMHLSAFSAKVDTLDIPSAAMQKNLRAAVVLPSSYAKSKASYPVLYLLHGGGGQFNDWLSKTPDKMLLHNLADQYNLIIVTPEGEKLSGYLDSPIQKDNLFETYITKEVLEKIDNTYRTIRDKKGRVITGLSMGGHGALYLATRHPDLYCAAGSMSGALDLSPTHWRIAPEFAKQIAPQFERILGPQGATPDLYAANSVVNMADKIKANGLKLIIDCGVDDFLIEPNRELHRRLVYNQTPHDYTEHPGGHTWDYWENSLPFHILFFNKVLKSNGAIAP, translated from the coding sequence ATGTATTTACGTTTTCTAATTCTAGGTATGGGCGTACTCATGCATCTCTCCGCATTTAGCGCGAAGGTCGATACGCTCGATATTCCCAGTGCCGCCATGCAAAAAAACCTTCGGGCGGCTGTTGTATTGCCCAGTAGCTATGCGAAAAGCAAGGCGTCCTATCCGGTTCTCTACCTACTGCATGGTGGTGGTGGGCAGTTCAACGACTGGCTGTCAAAGACGCCCGACAAGATGCTGCTGCACAACCTGGCCGATCAGTATAACCTGATTATTGTTACACCCGAAGGTGAGAAACTCAGTGGTTATCTCGACAGTCCGATTCAGAAAGACAATCTGTTTGAGACTTATATCACGAAAGAAGTGCTCGAAAAGATCGACAACACATACCGCACCATTCGCGATAAAAAAGGTCGGGTAATTACGGGCCTGAGCATGGGTGGGCATGGCGCATTGTATCTGGCTACGCGTCATCCGGATCTCTATTGTGCGGCTGGCAGCATGAGTGGCGCCCTCGATCTGAGCCCAACTCACTGGCGAATTGCGCCCGAGTTTGCCAAACAGATTGCTCCTCAGTTCGAGCGAATCCTGGGACCGCAGGGAGCTACACCCGATTTATACGCGGCTAACTCTGTCGTGAACATGGCCGATAAGATAAAGGCCAATGGGCTAAAGCTGATCATTGACTGTGGCGTCGATGACTTTCTGATCGAACCGAACCGAGAACTGCATCGCCGGTTGGTTTACAACCAGACGCCACACGATTACACCGAACACCCCGGCGGTCATACCTGGGATTATTGGGAAAATTCGCTACCCTTTCACATCCTTTTTTTCAATAAGGTTCTCAAATCCAACGGCGCAATTGCACCCTAG